A part of Gouania willdenowi chromosome 2, fGouWil2.1, whole genome shotgun sequence genomic DNA contains:
- the LOC114476574 gene encoding fidgetin-like — protein MAVLAVHDMISSSNSVYGLKMQWAPEHSQWAEQHFDISSTTRSPAHKTEAYRAVPGHLQRSATYQYAWANDDISALTASNLLKKYAEKYSGILEMPGSYSEMPTVMNGRKVESEPWQDGVYPMSCIPEGISVRKGGVAAASEVVSGLCSSPGLASSTLSEPSYSSSSCGSHTATALHSSSQEYSSAYSGSYLHGSYSSQSAPTPAIPSPLHSSGLLQPPPPSHPTLVPAYNGGSPNLSSYNYPPAGYPAQSSVGPGYSPGGAPPPSSYLPSGIAAPTPLPPSSNLPGYPYQSHNMTPIAPTPLNSSSSNSLKRKAFYMTGQGEIDSSYANFGYGQGRSSAESPMYRVADSSSTNGGSNSTSGSGFDRTGEKSSLPFNPQKSTLPSEQHRKYSSQATGGPPTPPAYVSSTLGGSRSADSLSSFTSPSLSEQGGEDHRLHLSHSAPGPTSSSSTSSRHAEEQLKTSDPHLLDMVTSEIVQQGPPVDWNDIAGLELAKATLKEEVLWPILRPDMFSSLGPTPRCVLLFGPRGSGRTLLGRCLASQLGAPFLQLSGSTLATKWLTDGEKIIRASFLVARCRQPSVLYISEVDMLLSAHLSEESPINGLKGELLAQLDSILMGSGNDAGNQVLVVCSTSRPQDMDEGLRRYFARRVLVPLPDSAARHQIMSQLLAQSQHKYCLSEEELALLVQRTEGFSGLDLARLCQEALVGLLHASTQGMDMSGMISRGQIRPLTYQDIESVFCKFQASISQKEIDTYIEWNKMFGCSQ, from the coding sequence gcCTAAAGATGCAGTGGGCCCCTGAGCACAGCCAGTGGGCCGAGCAGCACTTCGATATATCGTCCACCACGCGCTCACCGGCCCACAAGACCGAGGCCTACAGGGCTGTGCCTGGTCATCTTCAACGCTCGGCCACTTATCAGTACGCTTGGGCCAATGACGACATCTCAGCACTGACGGCCTCCAACCTGCTGAAAAAGTACGCCGAGAAGTATTCCGGTATTCTGGAGATGCCGGGCTCGTATTCAGAGATGCCGACAGTAATGAACGGACGCAAAGTTGAATCAGAGCCCTGGCAGGATGGCGTTTATCCCATGAGCTGTATCCCCGAGGGCATTTCCGTCAGAAAAGGAGGCGTGGCAGCTGCATCGGAGGTGGTGTCTGGGTTGTGCAGCTCTCCTGGACTGGCCTCCAGCACCCTGAGCGAGCCCAGTTACTCCAGCAGCAGCTGTGGGAGCCACACAGCCACAGCCCTCCATTCCTCCTCCCAGGAATACAGCTCTGCGTACAGCGGCTCCTACCTGCACGGCAGCTACAGCTCCCAGTCTGCCCCCACCCCTGCTATCCCTTCCCCACTACACAGCTCTGGGCTACTACAGCCACCTCCACCTTCTCACCCCACTCTGGTACCTGCTTACAATGGAGGCTCCCCAAATTTATCCAGTTATAATTACCCCCCAGCAGGCTACCCTGCACAGAGCTCAGTCGGACCAGGATACAGCCCTGGGGGAGCACCCCCTCCTTCCTCATACCTCCCCTCAGGCATCGCTGCACCTACACCTCTTCCCCCATCTTCAAATTTACCCGGATACCCCTACCAAAGCCACAACATGACTCCGATTGCACCAACTCCTCTCAATAGTAGTTCATCCAACTCATTGAAGAGGAAAGCCTTCTACATGACGGGACAAGGAGAGATTGACTCATCTTATGCTAACTTTGGTTACGGGCAAGGGCGGAGCTCTGCTGAGAGCCCAATGTACCGAGTGGCCGACAGCAGTAGCACCAATGGAGGCTCCAACAGTACAAGTGGAAGTGGGTTTGATCGGACTGGAGAAAAATCATCTTTACCCTTCAATCCTCAAAAGTCCACACTCCCATCAGAGCAGCATAGGAAGTACAGCAGCCAGGCCACAGGGGGGCCCCCGACCCCACCGGCGTATGTCTCCTCAACCCTCGGCGGATCCCGCTCAGCAGACTCTCTTTCTAGCTTCACGTCCCCGTCTCTCAGCGAGCAAGGTGGTGAAGACCATCGCCTTCACTTGTCCCACTCAGCACCAGGTCCTACCTCTtcttcctccacctcctcccgGCACGCTGAAGAGCAGCTTAAAACCAGTGACCCTCACCTTCTGGACATGGTTACCTCAGAAATTGTTCAGCAGGGGCCTCCTGTGGATTGGAACGACATCGCAGGGCTAGAACTTGCCAAAGCCACCCTAAAAGAGGAGGTGTTGTGGCCCATCTTGCGTCCAGATATGTTTAGCAGTTTAGGACCGACCCCACGGTGTGTTTTGCTGTTTGGCCCTCGAGGCAGCGGCAGGACATTGCTAGGCCGCTGCCTGGCCAGTCAGCTGGGAGCGCCATTCCTCCAGCTTAGCGGTTCCACACTCGCTACTAAGTGGCTGACAGACGGAGAGAAAATAATCCGGGCATCGTTCCTAGTGGCACGTTGTCGGCAACCATCAGTACTGTACATAAGCGAGGTGGACATGCTCCTGTCAGCTCACCTCAGTGAAGAGAGTCCCATCAATGGACTGAAGGGGGAGCTACTTGCCCAGTTGGACTCAATTCTAATGGGTTCAGGCAATGACGCAGGCAACCAAGTGTTGGTGGTTTGCTCCACAAGTAGACCCCAGGACATGGACGAAGGGTTACGCAGGTACTTTGCCCGAAGGGTTCTAGTTCCCTTACCGGACAGTGCAGCCCGGCACCAGATAATGAGCCAGCTCCTGGCCCAATCTCAGCACAAGTACTGCCTGAGTGAGGAGGAACTGGCCCTTCTGGTCCAGCGCACGGAAGGTTTCTCGGGACTTGATCTGGCAAGACTTTGCCAAGAGGCCCTCGTAGGTCTGTTGCATGCGTCCACACAAGGCATGGACATGTCGGGTATGATTTCAAGAGGACAGATCAGGCCACTCACCTACCAGGACATTGAGAGTGTCTTTTGTAAATTTCAAGCCAGTATTTCACAGAAAGAAATTGACACTTACATTGAATGGAACAAAATGTTCGGCTGCAGTCAGTGA